From one Aerosakkonema funiforme FACHB-1375 genomic stretch:
- a CDS encoding alpha-mannosidase, translated as MTAPVRDIELSIEKLRRLTQVDVLSNWQYGTVDLPWSSVRSSDEWQNWPFVKLNEKRQIVWEGGRQVLWLVQKLVIPDNLQGYPLEGLTLRLALTWWAEDVGIFVNDRLVQSGDLFDYFTRVVLSASAIPGEEISIALRLVSPSHDRGALMRSLCVYESADRDRIEPGFVADELAVHLYYIESFAPEKLDVLETAVAEIDWSILPDRKKFDRCLSTLRQTLQSQIQNPKSKISLLGHAHLDMAWLWPVSETWIAAQRTFASVLELQQDFPELIFCHSTPALYEWIEKHRPDLFADIQKQVIAGRWEVVGGMWVEPDLNLIDGESIVRQILYGQRYVREKFDRFSVVAWVPDSFGFCATLPQFLKQGGIEYFVTQKLAWNDTTKFPYGVFWWQSPDGTQIFSLMSALIGETIDPIKMMKYAIDWQIKTGLHDALWLPGVGDHGGGPTRDMLETARRWQNSPFFPNLEFTTAENYLSAIVNNEQLKTDIPVWYDELYLEFHRGCYTTHAHQKRSHRRCEALLYQAELFSSLAAIAVGLAYPKTELEDAWKKVLFNQFHDILPGTSIPAVFADANRAWGEVEQVGAEIWQNAMSAIASQIALPSPPFPDALPLVVFNSLNWERSAVVSVPLHTSSTLWQVFDSEKQPLSSQLSHEKTLLFVANNVPSIGYRVFWLCPQKAETLANSLPKGEISFIADSMGNPNTSILQQNRQLVQKDSLVGKDWILENELLRVIVGGESGNLIGVFDKINYKEILQEAGGNQLQAFQDSGQYWDAWNIDPKYQEHPLPATVLKSIEWIERGEVRQRLRVVSEWGKSEICQDYVLDVGDAVLQIVTTANWQENHVLLKAAFPLNLTADSVTYEIPCGAIARTTRPETEREKAKWEVSALRWADLTENISDLQSQIEQPMYGVSLLNDCKYGYDSQPNQLRLTLLRSPSWPDPEADRGYHKFTYALYPHSGDWRSAGTVRRGYELNLPLQAILLRSVGEKVNSPLPAVGQLLNLSAENLILIAFKQSEDRSDRWILRCYECHGEAAELQLHSDIGLEIVNPVDLLERPVDAPEILSDNQTYNIAPWKIVSFECLCNLNQS; from the coding sequence ATGACAGCGCCAGTTCGAGATATCGAGTTATCAATAGAAAAGTTGCGTCGCCTCACTCAGGTGGATGTTCTATCGAATTGGCAATATGGTACTGTTGATTTGCCTTGGTCGAGTGTGCGATCGTCTGATGAATGGCAGAACTGGCCGTTTGTGAAACTGAATGAGAAAAGACAGATTGTTTGGGAAGGCGGACGCCAAGTTTTATGGCTGGTACAAAAGTTGGTGATTCCCGATAATTTGCAAGGTTATCCTTTGGAGGGATTGACTTTGCGACTGGCGTTAACTTGGTGGGCGGAAGATGTCGGGATTTTTGTTAACGATCGCTTAGTTCAGTCGGGAGATTTATTCGATTATTTCACGCGGGTGGTGTTGAGTGCATCTGCGATTCCAGGTGAGGAAATTTCGATCGCTTTGCGTTTGGTTAGTCCAAGTCACGATCGCGGTGCGTTGATGCGATCGCTTTGCGTTTACGAATCTGCCGATCGCGATCGGATCGAACCTGGTTTTGTCGCCGATGAGTTAGCGGTACATCTATATTATATAGAGAGTTTTGCACCGGAAAAATTAGATGTTCTCGAAACGGCTGTGGCGGAGATTGATTGGTCGATTTTGCCAGATCGAAAAAAGTTCGATCGCTGTCTTTCCACATTACGTCAAACTCTGCAATCCCAAATCCAAAATCCCAAATCCAAAATCTCTTTGTTGGGTCACGCGCATTTAGATATGGCGTGGTTATGGCCGGTGAGCGAAACTTGGATCGCAGCTCAACGCACGTTTGCATCAGTTCTAGAATTACAGCAAGATTTTCCGGAATTAATTTTCTGTCATTCTACGCCAGCTTTGTACGAATGGATCGAAAAACATCGCCCGGATTTATTTGCGGATATCCAAAAACAAGTTATCGCCGGACGTTGGGAAGTGGTCGGTGGAATGTGGGTGGAACCGGATTTGAATTTAATCGATGGTGAGTCGATCGTTCGTCAAATTCTCTACGGTCAGCGCTACGTTCGGGAAAAGTTCGATCGCTTCAGTGTCGTTGCCTGGGTACCTGATAGTTTTGGCTTTTGCGCGACTTTACCGCAATTTCTCAAACAAGGCGGAATTGAATATTTTGTGACGCAGAAGTTGGCGTGGAACGATACGACTAAATTTCCTTACGGTGTTTTCTGGTGGCAGTCGCCTGATGGCACGCAGATATTCAGTTTGATGTCTGCTTTAATTGGGGAAACGATCGATCCTATTAAAATGATGAAGTATGCGATCGATTGGCAAATCAAAACTGGTTTGCACGATGCTCTTTGGCTGCCTGGTGTCGGCGACCACGGCGGCGGGCCTACCCGCGATATGTTGGAAACTGCTAGGCGTTGGCAAAATTCTCCTTTCTTCCCGAATTTGGAATTTACAACTGCTGAGAATTATTTGTCTGCGATCGTCAACAACGAACAACTGAAAACTGACATTCCCGTTTGGTATGACGAATTATATCTAGAATTCCATCGCGGTTGCTACACGACTCACGCCCATCAAAAGCGTTCCCATCGTCGCTGCGAAGCTTTGCTCTACCAAGCGGAATTGTTTTCCTCTCTGGCTGCGATTGCTGTTGGGTTAGCTTACCCGAAAACGGAATTGGAAGATGCCTGGAAAAAAGTTCTGTTTAACCAATTTCACGATATTCTGCCCGGAACTTCGATCCCGGCAGTTTTCGCGGATGCGAATCGCGCTTGGGGGGAAGTGGAACAAGTCGGCGCGGAAATATGGCAAAATGCGATGAGTGCGATCGCTTCTCAAATCGCTCTCCCTTCTCCACCTTTTCCAGACGCTTTGCCACTGGTCGTTTTCAATTCCCTCAACTGGGAGCGATCGGCAGTCGTCTCCGTCCCTTTACACACCTCCTCAACGCTTTGGCAAGTTTTCGACTCGGAAAAACAACCCCTCTCGTCCCAGCTATCCCATGAAAAGACGCTGCTGTTTGTGGCAAATAATGTTCCGTCTATCGGGTATCGCGTCTTTTGGCTATGCCCTCAAAAGGCTGAAACACTTGCAAATTCGTTGCCGAAGGGGGAAATTTCGTTTATAGCCGATAGTATGGGCAATCCTAACACATCTATCTTACAACAAAATCGCCAACTTGTCCAAAAAGATAGTTTAGTCGGAAAAGATTGGATTTTAGAGAATGAATTACTGCGGGTAATTGTGGGGGGAGAAAGTGGTAACTTGATCGGCGTTTTCGATAAAATTAATTATAAAGAAATCCTCCAAGAAGCGGGAGGAAATCAACTGCAAGCGTTTCAAGATAGCGGACAATATTGGGATGCTTGGAATATCGACCCGAAATATCAAGAACATCCATTACCAGCAACTGTGCTGAAATCAATTGAGTGGATCGAAAGAGGAGAAGTGCGACAGCGATTGCGAGTAGTGAGCGAATGGGGTAAATCGGAAATTTGTCAAGATTACGTATTAGATGTAGGAGATGCCGTTCTCCAAATCGTCACCACCGCCAACTGGCAAGAAAATCACGTTTTGTTAAAAGCAGCCTTTCCGCTCAACTTAACTGCCGATAGCGTCACCTACGAAATTCCTTGCGGTGCGATCGCCAGAACAACTCGACCCGAAACAGAGCGAGAAAAAGCGAAATGGGAAGTAAGTGCATTGCGTTGGGCAGATTTGACCGAAAATATTTCAGATTTGCAATCGCAAATCGAACAACCCATGTACGGTGTCAGTTTGCTGAACGATTGCAAATACGGATATGACAGCCAGCCAAATCAATTGCGTTTAACGTTATTGCGAAGTCCGAGTTGGCCAGATCCAGAAGCCGATCGAGGTTATCATAAATTTACATATGCCCTTTATCCTCACAGCGGCGATTGGCGATCGGCTGGTACAGTGCGACGCGGGTACGAATTGAATTTACCATTGCAAGCGATACTACTGCGATCGGTAGGTGAAAAAGTAAATTCTCCCTTGCCAGCAGTCGGTCAATTGTTGAACTTATCAGCAGAAAATCTAATTTTAATCGCATTTAAACAATCCGAAGATCGTAGCGATCGATGGATTTTGCGGTGTTACGAATGCCACGGCGAAGCAGCAGAGTTGCAATTGCACAGCGATATCGGATTGGAAATTGTCAATCCTGTTGATTTACTAGAGCGAC